From Rhinatrema bivittatum chromosome 5, aRhiBiv1.1, whole genome shotgun sequence, the proteins below share one genomic window:
- the PURB gene encoding transcriptional activator protein Pur-beta, giving the protein MADGDSGSERGGSSGGGGGGGSFQHLSREQETQELASKRLDIQNKRFYLDVKQNAKGRFIKIAEVGAGGSKSRLTLSMAVAAEFRDYLGDFIEHYAQLGPSSPEQIAQSSGEDGSGPAGPRRALKSEFLVRENRKYYLDLKENQRGRFLRIRQTINRGPGFSGGTGGGGPGLQSGQTIALPAQGLIEFRDALAKLIDDYGGDDDELGGGGGGGPGGGLYGELPEGTSITVDSKRFFFDVGCNKYGVFLRVSEVKPSYRNSITVPLKAWGKFGGAFCRYADEMKEIQERQRDKLYERRGPGGGGGGGGSGGGDESETEDVDDD; this is encoded by the coding sequence ATGGCGGACGGAGACAGCGGGAGCGAGCGAGGGGGCAGCAGCGGAGGGGGCGGCGGTGGTGGCAGCTTCCAGCACCTGTCCCGGGAGCAGGAGACGCAGGAGCTGGCCTCCAAGCGACTGGACATCCAGAACAAGCGTTTCTATCTGGACGTGAAGCAAAACGCCAAGGGCCGCTTCATCAAGATCGCCGAGGTGGGTGCCGGGGGCTCCAAGAGCCGCCTCACTCTCTCCATGGCAGTGGCCGCCGAGTTCCGTGACTACCTGGGGGACTTCATCGAGCACTACGCGCAGCTGGGGCCCAGCAGCCCGGAGCAGATCGCGCAGTCGTCGGGCGAGGACGGGTCGGGCCCGGCCGGCCCCCGTCGGGCGCTCAAGAGCGAATTTCTGGTGCGCGAGAACCGCAAGTACTACCTGGATTTGAAGGAGAACCAACGCGGCCGCTTCCTGCGCATCCGCCAGACCATCAACAGGGGGCCCGGCTTCAGTGGCGGCACGGGCGGAGGCGGGCCCGGCCTGCAGAGCGGCCAGACCATCGCGCTGCCCGCGCAGGGCCTCATAGAGTTCCGCGATGCCCTGGCCAAGCTCATCGACGACTACGGCGGCGACGACGACGAGCTGGGCGGTGGCGGCGGGGGAGGCCCCGGTGGGGGCCTGTACGGCGAGCTGCCCGAAGGCACCTCCATCACGGTGGACTCCAAGCGCTTCTTCTTCGACGTGGGCTGCAACAAGTACGGCGTGTTCCTGCGGGTGAGCGAGGTGAAACCCAGCTACCGTAACTCCATCACCGTGCCTCTGAAGGCCTGGGGCAAGTTCGGAGGCGCCTTCTGTCGCTATGCCGACGAGATGAAGGAGATCCAGGAGCGCCAGCGGGACAAGCTGTACGAGCGCCGCGGGCCTGGTGGCGGCGGGGGTGGAGGCGGCAGTGGGGGCGGCGATGAGTCCGAGACGGAGGACGTGGACGACGACTGA